The following DNA comes from Sebastes umbrosus isolate fSebUmb1 chromosome 8, fSebUmb1.pri, whole genome shotgun sequence.
TTTCGAGTATAAATCACTTTGTTGTTAtctgttaatatttatttagaCAACATCTATTTTACATTCATCTTTTGTAGCCTCAAATAGTGGTGGCGATACACATATAATTATAGATTCACGTACTGTATGGCTCCAGCATTATGGAGGCAGTGGCGCCTGTGTCCTCGCCTGCTGAGGTGTAGGCCTTGACAGTAAATTTATAGGAGCCTTCAGGGAGACCTTTTACTGTGTAGCTCCTGCTTCCTATGTCTGGCAGATTGTCTGCTCAGAGGAAAGGGTGAAAAgcaagaaggagagaaagagaagaaggagaaaaatGAGTTTGAGTTtaacaaaaatgcatttctaCACCATATTTCGATGAATGTTGTAAATGAATTATGCACGCATTTGTATACATGTACCTAGAAGCGTGAGCTGGGAGCCACTACTGATGTACACGTTGTAGCCCAGGAGGAAGCCTCTTCTGTTGACCAGCGGGATCTCTCCCCAGGTAAGGAGAATATCAGAGTCCTGCTGAGCAgttgacagagagacagaactGGAAGGGACTGTGGAAGCCacaagggagggaggaaagaaaacagaacgAGAACAAAGAGTCAGcaatttaaaatgtgatttcTGAAGTCATTGCTTCTTCAAAAAGGATATGCAGTTCTATCCTTACCCAGCTCCTGCATGTATCCCTGCcagtgctgcagcagctctgaggCCTCTGAAGAGCTACTGTACAGGGAAATGTTGTACCTCACACCCGGCTGGAAGTCGGCTGAGGGCAAAGAAAGTtgattactttttaaaatactaAACACTGTCCATAGCCAAGAATAGTGGGGGGACAAAGATAGTggagtttttactttgtactgactGTAGTTCCATACAGTACATTTCAAATATGCTGAAAACTGTTTTTCacagtctttttaaaaaggGAGGCACCAAGGCTGGCATACCTGACTCAATTGAGATGTTAGTGTTTCCGGCAGCCACCTTGATCCAGTCTACAGGGCAGTCCCGCTTGCAGGAGGCATCATACCATTCTACCACATAAGCACAGGTGGCATTGGCATCGCTCTGCCAGAACAGAGGGAAACCGCTGTCCGTATAAACTGCCCTGGACACAGCATGGGGTTCCACATctggaaagaagaaaaatatgtatACAGCAATGTAGAAACCATGTCTTCATATTCATGTaagtcagtggttcccaacctttttccccttttctatcattgagtaaactggcGACCCCCTGACTACATTTAtggatattttatattaaattcaatgcataacaataacggtacagaacaactgataaactgtacaattgaCCCAAATGGTGAATGCACTAaatgcaggaagtttgtgtataATGAgagatttggatgaattttcaGCAGATTATTTTCTGTGAATATTGAATCAGAGATGAGttacctgttatttttaggaacttttaatacaattctttgtctgcattatgtattttttatttttgaaaatcaatcccacttggccattgttctattagctctttggttgttttaactgcatactTTTCAAATTTTTAAGGTTATATCTGAAATTATAATCCAaattttagttttcttcacagaaatgaaagaaatgctGAGAtttaggccaactgtatattgtttttaaaaagttgtcgtgcaccccttaaaatcaagatgGCCTCGTGACCCTCcctgaagctttggcgacccctagtgtgGGTccggacccccaggttgggaacctaTGTATTCTGTAAGTGACTGCTGCTTTCAAATGAGACATGTGTTTCATGACTGTGGAGCCAAACAGATAGTGGCTCCAAATACCTAAAAACTTTACTGACTGAATATGACTGAATTTAAACTTAGTGTGTGCATCTGAGAATAAACAAACTAATCACTTTTTGCCTTCTTACTTGCTTCTTATATACTATAAACATCCCAAACACACTCCATTTCCACATACCTGTCAAACGTAGAGGTATAAGTACACTTGCAGGTTGAGACACCCCCTCAACGTTCTTTGCGATGACAGTTGCCATGACCTTGTTGTCACTGCTGAGGGTCTTGAGCTGTGTGAGGTCGATTGGTACAGCAGAAGTATTCGGCGAAAGGTTTCTTGTGTGCTGTAAATTTTCTTCAGGGCTCCAGAGAGTTACTTCATAACCTGTGATCAGACCATGGCTCTGTCTTCGTGTCAGAGGCTAAAAGAGTAAAAGGGatggaagggaggagagagaaagacagaggcaATTATAGATCCCCTTTTACTTACAATTTCATGATATATATTCACAACAGGTCAAGCTTCTTCATGTCAAAATGGAGAAAGAgagtaaaagaagaaaagaggaagaaagccAGAGACAAAGCATAAAGACTAACACAGAAGAACCCTGACGGGCACTTGCATCATCTGATTGTGACTTGTGTGAACATGCTGTAAATCTGCGTTCTCTGCAGTAAAAATAGCATATTGTCAATTGTAAATCTAAAACAATTCATTTCAAAgatgaaaaacaataaataccttCCAAATGACCTGCCCAGTGAAGTCGTTGTTCATCCACATCCACACATCAGGAGCATCTGGAACTgagagaagacaaagaaaaatacaattgaAAAAGGAAAATGGCACTACTGCTGCGTGTGACAATACTCGATTGAAAAAACAGAGCAATAAAAAGATGattactaaaaataaataggaaatCTTTCGagcttgaaaaatgaaaatatagttataCTTCAGAGCAATTAGTAATAATTATTTAAGATTAAGTCAGCATGTAGCAACATTAATTACTTGCAACAAGTCATTAAACATGAACAGCTCGGGGCATCCTGGTAACGCACTTGACAGATGCCCATTTATGGTAGGGCTGCAGAAAATTACAATTTCGATTGCAATTGTTGTCAAaaattgataatcaattaataatttcaATCAAGTTTTTTAATTTCACTGGatccagcttctaaaatgtgagaatttactgcttttattttgttgttttttggggttttggactgttggtcagacaaaacaagctatcTGAAAACATCATTTTGGGCTCTGACAACTTGtgatttgcatttttctttccattttcatttaatCTGTAACCCTTTTATAGACTAAACCATTTATCAAAAACTTAAATCTCAGCTAAAATAAAGAGATACTACAAATAAACCCTTTATTACCATAAGTCCTGGTTTTGAAGGAATATGGTTCGCTCCAGTTTCCCCACTGCCAGAAATTCTGCTGGGCACCGCAGCGGACTTGAACACTGTAATCCTCATCGGGATACAGGTCTGGTAGAACCACCATCCGCAGACCCTCACCAGAGACGGTACGCTGGACACATATGCATAAGACTTCATTACTGTCTGGTACACTGACGGTCACACAAATGGAGAGAACATGCCCATACAAGCTTGCATTTGTTGAAAATAATGTGGTAAGTCATTAGCATGTTGTAATGGAAATGTGGTAGAACAATGGAAGTGATCTGTCTGGCTGGCATACTGCATAAACACAAAACCATTTAAGATGGAACAAAAAAATCAGAACattgagacagacagagtgaacAAATACAATCAAATGGACAAGTGCACACATATATTAGAATACGAACAGACAACTCACCTTTGTTTTGTACCCTTGGGAGGTAAGCTCTACCTGGCAGACAAGAGCCAGAGAGGAATAGCTTTCGTACTTCCACTTCCACAGCACAGTGGCATTCCAGGCATTGACAACAGAGATCAGGCTATCCGGTGCTACTGGACGCACTGAGGAGAAAGGgtggaacaacaacaaaaataactaTGGGTGTATTTCATGTCTATGTTTACCTCTACTTTGAATTATTGGTATAAATCCATCCATCGATTTTGATATGGTAACACCCACCTCTGTGACTGAGCTCAGCCGAGTCAGTGAGGCTGTACTGGCCGAGAGGATTCACAGCTACCAGTCTCCAGTTACCCTCCCACTGGGCCACAGTGCACTCAAACTTGTATTTCTGTGGGCTGCTCAGAGTACAGTTCCtacaaaagcaaaaataaagaaCAGATTCGCTAAGAAAATCAAAACaaccaaatgaaatcaaaacaaaatataaccaCTTCAGATACTCAATCTAAACTACAGATGCAGACACAGGCCCAAACACACTGATAATGTAACTTCTCTTCAAGCCAGCCTACAGACAATTCCTGTAAAAGGTCTGGCAGACAGCCAATGCACTATCAATGTTAAATGGACACACAGAAGCAGCAAGTGGTTACTTAGACTAAGTGCCTTATATTTCTTGtcatcctttctctctctctctctctttgttgatttttttctagGCAGAAAACCCTTTTTAGAGAAAGCCAATCATAAATAATGCAGAGATAATTTCTCAGAAACAAAGTGACATTATACCACATCCTGGCTTGTCCATGAATTGCTGTGAATCTggccaaaaaaatattattcgATCACTGCCACCTTTGTCCTGGACCATTATGACTTTCTTCTGTGAGTTTACAACATACTGTGTCTTTACTTTTTCCTGTTTTGTAGTGTATTGGATCTCAGTTACATGTGATTTTGTCAATGTGCCCACAACGGTGATAATATCTTTAAGTGCTTTCACACGTAACCTGTTTGGTTGGCGTTTGCCCATTTCTTGGTTCGTTTAGGTGGCGATATAGGTGATGACTCTGGGGTGGACTGCATAACTATACACTGCCATAGACTGCCTGAAAAGGTGTCTCTGGTTCCAATCAACGCTGAGACGGTtggtttgtggtgtgaaagcaaagcaGACCAACCACAGGATTTTGTGATTGCAGATTTGTGATTTTAGAATGAATATTAAGAGCAACACTCATATTAAATCCTTTTGCTGATTGTGAACTGTTAAGCCAAATCAAGGATGAGTCGAGCTTGTGTCCTACTCTATGTATTTTAGAATCTGAAGCTTGCTTTTTGTGAATGAGAGACTGTGTACAGTTCTGCTATCCCACACAAACCCTACGGTTTCCGACACAGTGCAAGGTTTCAGGTCAGGTTACAGCCTTGTGTGTTGGGTACATGTGTGgccaacacaacacaatagCCAGATGAGTTCTGGCTATTTTTAAAAGCAATTTATTGAGCGTGACTGTGGTACCTGTTGTTCAGCAAGTAGCGTGTTCCTCGTTTCACATACAAGTTTGTGTCGCGTCCTTTGTTCCAATGGCACACAGCTGAGACTAAGTCACGAGTCTCACACACAAAATCAGTGGGCAGTGGTGGATCTGGGGAAGGGGACAGCACATAGAAACTTACTTGTTTaatcatatacatatataaataaagattacatAGACATAAATAATTACAAAGATTTGTTCAAAATTCTGAGTCTCAATGACCTATCTACTTTGTGCaaactccctctctctgccaCTCCAAGCACATTCACCCATCTAACATatgacaaccattcacacttcAGTTCTTAACCAGACAGAAATTCATCTTACATCCGACAAACACCACCGCTCCCGTCAGCAATGACTTCGGTTCGCCGTAACAGGGGATGTTGTTTCCCGTCCTGAAGAACATTCCCTGATTAATCGCTGTAGTGGCGTAACTCCGCCTGCTTAGTCGCGTTGTATTCATGACTGTATCGCCGTAGCGGATGCTACCAAACTGCTTCCCCTCTGCCACAATGCAACAGAAGGTGGTGTTGGACCCCACGGCTACAATCCTGTCCTGAGGGAACATAGAGGATTTCTCTTTGCTGGGTAAATCGCTTCCTgaaaagaaggagggagagaggaagaagagagcagagtgtttaaaatgttcaaatgacAGACAAAAATGGGAGAGGGGGATATGAATAGAGATCTATATTTAGGTACAAATCAAAGTCATTTGTTTGGcttaagaaagaagaaagaattTGAATTAGAAATGGCcttaactgaataaataaaagcattatGTCAATCTAAATTGACAGGTCAGGCAAAGCAGTATCTATATTTCTCTATTCATTGGAGTCCTATAATGTATATGGGTGTAATCGTTGCCCCTCTGACCTTGAAGTATCTGAGTGTTACTCCATTCACTTGTTGTCTGTCCATCTCGTGAGCGGATTTTGATAGACAGCGAGGTGCACTCCAGAGGTTCAACTGAGGTCCAGTTCCACTGGTGCCGTCCGCTCACCTGATTCACCGTCACAGACACCGTCTCCTACAGATAACACACAGAAAACAGTGAGGGGAAGAACATATGTTATGTCTGACAAATATTTGATAGAGCGGGACTCAGGAAGGCCAGACAGATATCTGTAGACCCACTGAACTTTTGAGTTTGAGTTGCTTCCGTCTGGCCGTCGATTCAGGGCCCCGAGGGCGAGCCGGAATATATATAAGAGGTCTTTTCTTCCCCATGCCATACAGGTACTGAATGCAAAATGACTGCACTCGGGAACACCTAAAGTATTTTGAAATGTGTGATATGCTGtgtcatgtttgtatttatctTGTATGTACTAGAGAAGCTATCTTGTATGTACTAGAGAAGCCAAAGactttattttgactttattgtccactaaggtggacaataaagtcaaagtaaggtaaagtaaagtaaacatGAAGCTAGTAGATGATTGTTGGTGATAGCAGTCATAGCTCAAGCAggaaaataaacaattattATACTGACTTATTATATCAAATAAGCTATAAATGTGCTGCTGAGgcaaataaactaaatatggTTTTGAAAGCTCCTTTTAGAGCCCGATCATTAATATTGCCCAATATTAGCTCCTTGCAGACACTTCTGTACTGGCATATATGTCAGACAATAAATTACAAGATATTGAAGTACTGAAATGCCACAGATATGTTTTGAAAGAGTGTCTATAGTTTCTTAAGTGTATTTTCCAACTGCAAAAGGTTCTGCCCAGTACCTTCCATTCGCaattgcttaaaaaaaacaaatataatggAACCATATCAagatgtttatttatgttatgggTGGCGTATATCATTAGCAGATCTTTTAAACTCTCAACTATCATCAACATCTGcatcaccctaaaaaatgtATAGGTTGGTTTATAGCTTCTTTCGCATGAGAATGTAACCAACTTGTAGCAGAGCTGTACAATGAGAGAAGCATGAGaacaaattaagaaaacaatTAATGCTCTTACGTAGAAGACGGTTTCGTTGAGTTCAGTTCTTAAAATCATGAGGTCAAAGGTTCCGTTTGCAGCTGCTCCTCCCAGCCAGGATATGGATAGTTGCTGTGCGTACATGTCAGCTGACAGGCTCACCTGCTCGGGTACAGTAAGggctggaagaaaaaaaaagatcataataTTAAGTGATTTAAATAGCAAGGTATACAGACTCAACATAAGCTTAAATCAGCAAACATGGTTTTAGTATCAGCCCCAGAGAACCAAAGAGCAAACCTTTCCATATGGACCTGCTATATTGCATCAATATTCAACACTTTCAACATCATGTGCTTTGAAAATTGCAGATTATTGATTTATCAGAATGCctatgaatattttatatattaatatagtTTGGCTCTTACCATCTTTGGCATGAGTGTGTACAGCCGAGAAGCCCAGGAGAACACAGATGAGCCAGACAGGGCTACAGGTAGGCTTTGAGCTGGGACTGATCATGGTGATCAACTGGCTGAGTCACTGTCTGCAGATCCTACGGTGGTGGTCCTGTCCACTACAGCAACACCATGCCACACATTTAAGAGGCAATACAAAGACACAGGGTGCCCTATGGGAAAAGAcagcagaagagagaaaaaaaagatagagatctggtaaaacacaaacataacaaaaaagaaaagtaacaCCGAAGATGCAAAACTCCTGTCCTCCTGAAGACTGTAAACACTGTACTTTTTTATACTACTATATGAAAGTGGTGCTGAGGGCAGCTGTTGTGAAACTGTAGAGTTGAGTCAAACAAACATTATGTCCTTATTCATGGAATGTTCTGTCTGCATGCACACAGTAATTTCATAAAATGTCTCTGGGTTTGGCCAGTTTGCTCCCGTCACCGATCATCATGCATGATgccttatgtaaagcacttggAATTGCCTCTGTGATCAacaggtgctatacaaataaaattgccTTACACGTTGCAGCACATTTACACTTGCAAGCAAGAGAAAAGTTACTACAGGAATGAATAGTAACTCgccaaagaaaaataatacataGGAGCTTTTATATGTACTACACATGTATGCATGCCAGACCCACAGATACAAACAAACCTATTTAAAAGGCAGCTGGAAGCAATGAAGATACATGTACAACTACAGTATATGGAACTATTTTTCCAAGGAAATATTCATCCAGCAGCTGGTTAAACAATGGAGTTCAGGTCACAGTGTATTAACTTATACTGTCAACACAACTCCTTCCAAAGAAAGCTGCAGCTCCATAACATGCTCACCAGCTGTGGCTGGCTGTTCACTACTAACcacaaaaataatcagcagattaatctacaaatgaaaataatcattagttgcaggcCTATTTAAGAATATGGTCAAATGCTTGCAATGCAATAATTGCGTAAGGATAGATTCAACAAAACCACATTAGTAATTGTATGATTTAGAAGCCACATTGTGGCAATTCAATACAGTAATACCGCAACACTAACGTAATAAAGAGGATACAAAGGCACTAGGACAAGACAAAAGGTGTTTCAGATTGCCACACTGAAAAGAATTTGGTTAAAGCAGAAGTGGGTAATAaatggagcaaatctgatttaaaaaaatgttaattttataaaacgttcactttatcctgacagtagtgcgtgagacaggtcatctgaaaaaaaaaaatttgcctctgtgtcctccaatgctcctaatggcatctgcaagattacacagaccggaggaaaacaaaaaatcagagtcgagctggagccttgccatctctgagcagctgtcaaaacactcgtgaactctgttcaaacggtcaaactaggcagcgctgatcaaatatgacagaggtttgattcatatttgatcagcgatgccttgtttgaccgtttgattggagtttgcgagtgattgacagctgcctccgttgaatgaacggccaataggaatgctctctttctgaaattacctgtgattggccaaagtctcccgtcacaggctatattttttaaagcctgaaaacagagccatgatgatgtgcagaagtctagttatctctcagagcatttgaattacaatatgctgaaaagttattatggaacttttgtcCAAAgacgccaaaaacattctgcctactgccgcctTACCTGCAAAAACATCTAGGAGGACAATGTAAGGTCAAGGCCTAGCCTGTAATTTATGGGACTGTTGTTCTCTCTACAAATAGAAAGACAAGATCAAAATGCCTGATAAAAGCACAAACAGAGACGTTGCAATAATTGTGTTATGAGCCTTGGCCTTGATGAGCCTGCACGTGCACCTTTGTTTGTGTAATGCTCAGTTATTGTGTGATTAACTGTCACCAAGAAGCTGCAGTGCAGTTTATCTGGTTTCCCTTAAGACAGGCTGAGACAGCCCTCAAACAGCTTGGTAGCATGGTAAAACAATGCTCTCAAGTACAGCCAAGCCCATAACTGTAACGACATGACCTGGACAAGcaaagcacacagacacaaacacacaagcaaaGCCCGTTCTGGATAACTGAACTAAAGAGTCCCACCTTAACCTGAAACCAGCAAGACAACCATAGAGTTTGCATTGAAACCGTCAGACAGTACAGTTGTGACCCTGATAAAATCTTAGCTGGgtatttcatttgatttataaTATGACCAGTGCAAACCTTATGCAACAAATGAAGACACGTGTTTTTTCTGCATCTGGTGTCATAACTCATCAGTGTCTGCCAATAGTAAAAACAGAGATAAgagattgatttaaaaaaaaaagaaaaaacatgccGAAAGCTATCTATTCATCATCTAAAAGTGGTAACTAATTATGATGCAAGAATAAAACACAACCCTGCTCTCAAATCCTGACAGccttacaatattttttttccaaaaacatGGTGGATGATACGCACTTGTTTTCCTTTCGCAATGCAGTGAGCAAAACAAGCTGCTACAGGACagaaacactttgtttttttagcctGCTTATCTAACCAACTGCTCAACAGGTCATTCCACATCACCAGttagtttagtttcatttttatatagacTTGGATGGTGACCGACAGAATGCAAATACAGGGATAAAATgcgatgacaaaaacaaaaggatactggaaataataaaaaaaatgtgtgtaggttagataaaaaatattcaaagtGGCTTTTGAAAACGAAAAGTattataaacaagtaaacaaaaagacacaaaaaaacaccagtaaATTGAGCCGTTAAATGACAGAACCCAGCCTGATTACTATCATGGAGTCTAAAGGAATCTATACAGAACATCTTGACAATCATTTATTTGGTACGCTATgacattttctttccttttagacgatgtagcagcagcaggaataAGAGAGGAGTTTCAAATCTGGAATGTGATTTTACTGCTGGCTCCTAAAGTGGTTTCACATATGGTTTTAAAAGAACACATATTTAGACGGGGATGAACTTTCAGGTCACATCCATCCAGTTGTTTGTCTGGAAATCCACAATAATTGATTTTACAGTGCGTTTTTTATGGCAGTGTAACAGCTGGAggtctgctgctgctactaatactatGTAAATACTGCAGCAACTAGCCTATTTCTGTAAAGTTAGTTTGACTTGGTTAATAAAGAAATCTGAACACTTGTGCTTTAGGCTAACCCAAATGTGCTGCTGAGTTTTTCCATTGGTTGGCTGGGATTTTAAAAGTCTTCTAGTGTGTTCCTGGCTTTAAAAAGCATCACCTCCAGAAGAAATTCAGAGGCATGGCTCAACATAAATACAGCTGTTTGGAGTCAATGTTTCACACATCTGTGCCTGAACCAAAATGGCTTCTGAGCCTGTTGCAGGTCTAGTGGGTCCCCACATGAAAAGAGCAGTCATATGTTAAGAGTCCTAAAGATTTTTCCAACTTCAGCACCAAGCTGAAACATTTTACAACCTCCAATATATCAGATGACCATCTGagccctggaaaaaaaaaaaaaaaaagtgcactgATGGGAAGCGGGAAAAAGAGCCATAGATTCTGGGAAATCTAACCGAGAAACTGATAGCTACAAATGCACAGCAACACACAAATCAATACTTCTCTGCTGGGCTCTGGTCCTTGTCTTTGCAGCAGTAATAAATGTGACCGCAAACTACAAAAACCACAAGGATATTGCCATTACTTCAAAACCAAGCCTAAACCTCATCCGTATGCCTGCAGCAGTCCTATTTTAGGAAAGaaaagactcacctaaaaaacACGTCCTCTCTCCACACTGGACTTTGCCACTGTTCTGCTTGACTATTCAGCTGTGCAAGGCAGCCTTTTGGAGTAAGCCGTGGAAAATGTCCAAGTATACTCGCACACTATATACTGCGCAGGACTGACCACCCTGTGATGCAATCCGTTCTCGGAACCCAAATTTGTTCCATGCAAAAGGCCTCATTTGTCCCCACTGTGTCCACAGTAGCTATAAACACAAGACGGTGGTAAAATACTGAACAAACTCAGTCAGGACATGTCACACAACATACCCGTTTCGAATATTAATTCAGGGATTGTGCAAGTTACTGGTATGTGCAAAATTATGCAGGTTTGCTTtgagtgagtatgtgtgtgtgtgttggctggtGCACTTttcttccaataataaatggcttattttgtgtttcagctAATGTTGCCCTAgaattaatagttaataatcaattaatctattgATATTTTTGAGAAAAAGTCACCTATTAACATTTAGTCAACCTATCAACTATTTCAACAC
Coding sequences within:
- the lifra gene encoding LIF receptor subunit alpha a — encoded protein: MISPSSKPTCSPVWLICVLLGFSAVHTHAKDALTVPEQVSLSADMYAQQLSISWLGGAAANGTFDLMILRTELNETVFYETVSVTVNQVSGRHQWNWTSVEPLECTSLSIKIRSRDGQTTSEWSNTQILQGSDLPSKEKSSMFPQDRIVAVGSNTTFCCIVAEGKQFGSIRYGDTVMNTTRLSRRSYATTAINQGMFFRTGNNIPCYGEPKSLLTGAVVFVGYPPLPTDFVCETRDLVSAVCHWNKGRDTNLYVKRGTRYLLNNRNCTLSSPQKYKFECTVAQWEGNWRLVAVNPLGQYSLTDSAELSHRVRPVAPDSLISVVNAWNATVLWKWKYESYSSLALVCQVELTSQGYKTKRTVSGEGLRMVVLPDLYPDEDYSVQVRCGAQQNFWQWGNWSEPYSFKTRTYVPDAPDVWMWMNNDFTGQVIWKPLTRRQSHGLITGYEVTLWSPEENLQHTRNLSPNTSAVPIDLTQLKTLSSDNKVMATVIAKNVEGVSQPASVLIPLRLTDVEPHAVSRAVYTDSGFPLFWQSDANATCAYVVEWYDASCKRDCPVDWIKVAAGNTNISIESADFQPGVRYNISLYSSSSEASELLQHWQGYMQELVPSSSVSLSTAQQDSDILLTWGEIPLVNRRGFLLGYNVYISSGSQLTLLDNLPDIGSRSYTVKGLPEGSYKFTVKAYTSAGEDTGATASIMLEPYTDWLILEILAALGISTLFLVIVTFVCYKKRKWVKKAFYPDIPEPKLPGDWSRPQGPLDVKPSPHSLVHMVERPEWDSSKEVLVVIPEEDEDEEGQGMGDEPVDTDEPTSLRYYNQVVDERPIRPRYPDSSDSSASSLDSARTDVTYTGIQTSGSSLVFQLDPQSSSEGHQPPADLSVFGSGGGGGGYRPQMQSRSPIDDMDLASPEPLLEPQAASAGGYKPQSSWHLDSPVEAGESGGLAPSLGSPTSIASTQFLLPDEEEHAEEKRQSSSAATWFSNLLSSTKP